The Sulfurospirillum halorespirans DSM 13726 genome has a window encoding:
- a CDS encoding DUF4238 domain-containing protein: protein MSKPKKQHWVPRFYLKEFSIEESQSKKETQVWIFSKNEGDPKVVNIKDVAEKRYLYSPKDENGDRSWKMEEELASLEGLMSQIWPTFANGYLDLNNQSYRKIISLFLATLYLRHPKRLLEQERMQNWFIDFYEKNLPKDKNGKPVACQFSTPKGDFILDPSDWKSYSNPTQYDKEKFFVDTIKESSMDIVEVFMKKRWSVIFSETKQFITTDNPLVISNRIMEDDKNYGLNSKGTTITFPISPTRVLIMDDLFDEPHSQYYPLKNDGSDINILLWIDAHQFMISHRNPDEVNYEMIKYIEKKGDRLL, encoded by the coding sequence TTGTCTAAACCTAAAAAGCAACATTGGGTTCCACGTTTCTATCTTAAAGAGTTTTCAATAGAAGAATCTCAAAGTAAAAAAGAAACACAAGTATGGATTTTTTCAAAAAATGAGGGTGATCCTAAAGTTGTAAATATAAAAGATGTTGCTGAAAAAAGATATTTATATTCTCCTAAAGATGAAAATGGGGATAGATCTTGGAAAATGGAAGAAGAACTTGCATCTTTGGAAGGACTTATGAGCCAAATATGGCCTACATTTGCAAATGGATATCTTGACTTAAACAATCAATCTTATAGAAAAATTATTTCATTATTCCTTGCAACATTGTATTTACGACATCCAAAGAGATTACTAGAACAAGAAAGAATGCAAAATTGGTTTATAGATTTTTATGAAAAAAATCTTCCAAAAGATAAAAATGGAAAACCTGTAGCTTGTCAATTTAGCACTCCTAAAGGAGACTTCATACTTGATCCATCGGATTGGAAAAGTTATTCTAATCCAACTCAATACGATAAGGAAAAATTTTTTGTAGATACAATCAAAGAATCATCTATGGATATTGTAGAAGTATTTATGAAAAAACGTTGGTCTGTAATTTTTTCAGAAACTAAACAATTTATTACTACGGACAATCCATTAGTAATATCTAATAGAATTATGGAAGATGATAAAAACTATGGACTAAATTCTAAAGGTACAACTATTACTTTCCCTATTAGTCCTACAAGAGTATTGATAATGGATGATTTGTTTGATGAACCACATTCACAATATTATCCACTAAAAAATGATGGAAGTGATATAAATATATTATTATGGATTGATGCACATCAGTTTATGATTTCACATAGAAATCCAGATGAAGTCAATTACGAAATGATTAAGTATATTGAAAAAAAAGGTGACAGGCTACTTTAA
- a CDS encoding DUF2860 family protein gives MKSFAFGLSVACLMGANLFAQENYIEIGGGFLSEKNNFSTDSKSTISNYGESDSDTRGIPYGAFNYTYHYDNAIAFYLESQKGDVRVGTAIDNLNFGFVIKPFAEEEWSNPFLLNQDRSKTDVSEMGGYVGYTFKADAYELALEYQVTTVDYDNDALSSTLKRDATRHILSAKNSYKNYLFGLEYEKYDADGKASAYDKYMSEVGYQDTFFTNLSFFTALGIGVKEYDATNPILGKKIDATIVSATVALKLDNPMDFGKNTYVSLALKATQEDANHDFYDKEQIASIVSVGYKF, from the coding sequence GTGAAATCGTTTGCATTTGGTTTAAGTGTTGCATGTTTAATGGGAGCTAATCTCTTTGCGCAAGAGAATTATATTGAGATTGGTGGTGGCTTTTTAAGTGAAAAAAATAATTTTTCAACAGACTCAAAATCGACCATCTCGAATTATGGGGAATCGGATAGTGATACAAGAGGAATTCCTTATGGTGCGTTTAATTACACCTATCATTACGATAATGCCATTGCGTTTTATCTTGAGAGTCAAAAAGGGGATGTGCGCGTTGGTACCGCTATCGATAACCTGAATTTTGGTTTTGTCATCAAACCTTTTGCAGAAGAAGAGTGGTCCAATCCCTTCCTTCTCAATCAAGACAGAAGCAAAACCGATGTCTCAGAAATGGGTGGTTATGTAGGCTATACGTTCAAGGCAGATGCCTATGAATTGGCACTTGAATATCAAGTCACCACCGTGGATTATGACAATGATGCGCTCTCTTCAACACTTAAAAGAGATGCAACACGTCATATTCTCTCAGCAAAAAACAGTTATAAAAATTATCTTTTTGGTTTGGAGTATGAAAAATACGATGCCGATGGTAAAGCCAGTGCTTACGATAAATACATGTCAGAAGTCGGCTATCAAGATACATTTTTTACAAATCTTTCGTTTTTTACAGCGTTGGGTATTGGTGTAAAAGAGTATGACGCAACCAATCCAATACTGGGTAAAAAGATAGATGCAACGATTGTCAGTGCAACCGTTGCTCTAAAGCTGGACAATCCAATGGATTTTGGTAAGAATACCTATGTATCGCTTGCGCTTAAAGCAACGCAAGAAGATGCCAATCATGACTTCTACGATAAAGAGCAAATTGCTTCTATTGTCAGTGTGGGATATAAATTTTAA
- a CDS encoding D-amino-acid transaminase, whose protein sequence is MSSIVFLNGDFCKEEDAKVSIFDRGYLFGDGIYEVVPVINGKVIDKEPFFERFDGSMSKIGLKAPFCKAEIETILDTLIAKNEIVEGGIYMQVTRGVAPREFYFPENTPTTFMAFTFKKEIIHHPLAEKGIKVVSCADIRWKRRDIKSISLLGQVLAKEEVHQKGAFEGWMVEDGFVTEGTSSAAFIVKDGVIITRPLSNAILPSIRRKLLMEYTKENNIKVEERLFTIEEALNADEAFMASATVFVLPIIEIDGKPIGTGKPGEMVKKLRALYVEAALKEANA, encoded by the coding sequence ATGAGCAGTATTGTTTTTTTAAACGGAGATTTTTGTAAAGAGGAAGATGCGAAAGTATCTATTTTTGATCGTGGGTATCTTTTTGGCGATGGTATCTACGAAGTGGTTCCTGTTATTAATGGCAAAGTGATCGACAAAGAGCCTTTCTTTGAGCGTTTTGATGGAAGCATGAGCAAAATTGGGCTCAAAGCGCCTTTTTGCAAAGCGGAGATTGAGACGATCTTAGATACGTTAATTGCGAAAAATGAGATCGTTGAAGGGGGCATTTACATGCAAGTGACACGCGGTGTCGCACCTCGTGAGTTTTATTTTCCTGAAAATACCCCAACCACATTTATGGCGTTTACCTTTAAAAAAGAGATTATTCACCACCCTCTTGCAGAAAAAGGCATCAAAGTTGTCAGTTGTGCGGACATCAGATGGAAAAGACGTGACATCAAGTCTATCTCACTTTTAGGTCAAGTTTTAGCGAAAGAAGAAGTCCACCAAAAAGGTGCCTTTGAAGGTTGGATGGTTGAAGATGGTTTTGTGACTGAAGGAACTTCTTCGGCTGCATTTATCGTGAAAGATGGCGTGATTATCACGCGTCCACTTTCCAATGCGATTTTGCCAAGTATTCGTCGCAAACTCTTAATGGAATACACCAAAGAGAACAACATCAAAGTCGAAGAGCGTCTTTTTACGATTGAAGAAGCGTTGAACGCGGATGAAGCGTTTATGGCAAGTGCAACGGTTTTTGTTCTTCCGATCATCGAGATCGATGGTAAGCCTATCGGCACAGGTAAACCTGGCGAGATGGTTAAAAAACTTCGCGCACTTTATGTCGAAGCTGCCCTTAAAGAGGCGAATGCCTAA
- a CDS encoding DMT family transporter → MSNAFKAHLMVLLATFLVAGSFIISKKLAGVIHPISLNLLRFLIASCALAPFVFLSAKKRSLIIPSFGRTLIISLFYALYFIAFFKALEYTTALSTGTLYTLVPLVTAILCIFFFKERISKKQLLIYVCGIIGTLIVVFKGDINLLLHFSLGQGELIFLAAVLSMALYSICTKFLHRVGDDMSVLVFMTLIGGAIWMGTALMLFDIPLEWERLNIEALNYLLYLAIVATFFTVYLYQKASIVIGPKKVMAYVYLSPASIAVLLYLFEGTTLSIEVCVGIAISTIATFLLLK, encoded by the coding sequence ATGTCAAACGCATTTAAAGCGCATCTTATGGTGCTTCTCGCCACATTTTTGGTCGCAGGTTCTTTCATCATCTCTAAAAAACTCGCAGGCGTCATTCATCCCATTTCGCTTAATCTTCTGCGCTTTCTTATCGCCTCATGTGCGCTAGCGCCTTTTGTATTTTTAAGTGCTAAAAAACGCTCTCTCATTATTCCCTCCTTTGGTCGCACGCTGATCATCAGCCTTTTTTACGCGCTCTATTTCATCGCATTTTTTAAAGCGTTGGAGTATACCACCGCTCTCAGTACAGGCACACTGTACACGCTTGTGCCGCTTGTTACGGCTATTTTGTGTATTTTCTTTTTTAAAGAACGCATCAGCAAAAAGCAGCTGTTGATCTACGTTTGCGGCATTATTGGCACATTGATCGTTGTTTTTAAAGGTGACATCAACCTTCTTCTGCACTTTTCACTCGGACAAGGTGAACTGATCTTTTTAGCCGCGGTGCTAAGTATGGCGCTTTACTCCATCTGTACCAAATTTCTTCACCGTGTGGGGGATGATATGAGCGTGCTGGTCTTTATGACGCTCATCGGTGGGGCGATCTGGATGGGAACGGCTTTAATGCTTTTTGACATCCCCTTGGAGTGGGAACGCCTTAACATCGAAGCGTTGAATTATCTGCTCTATCTTGCCATCGTTGCGACTTTTTTTACGGTGTATCTCTACCAAAAAGCCTCCATTGTGATCGGTCCAAAAAAAGTTATGGCGTATGTTTATCTAAGCCCCGCGAGCATCGCGGTATTGCTCTACCTTTTTGAAGGAACCACGCTCTCGATCGAAGTGTGCGTCGGCATCGCCATCTCGACCATCGCCACCTTTTTGTTGCTAAAATGA
- a CDS encoding PLP-dependent aminotransferase family protein yields MYILDKEATKPLYIQLYDAMKEEILNSLSVGAKLPSVRKVATEYTISKNTVELAYKQLYAEGYIESIPKSGYFVADTFREYGTPTLTTPLNISETKPLIRYDFFPARLTHDAFPLKLWQRLLIKAMKESLDFGAYGDIQGEQGLRAEIAQYLITSRGVTCDAAQIVVCGGFTDSMNRLAALFKEHFQRIAIEYPGYPATGKVFEDYGYDIVPIDVDHNGLNINQLEATKAKLVYITPSHQYPTGITMPIHNRMKLLDWAKRVQGVIIEDDYDSELRYQNRPIPSLQGLDHDENVVYVGTFSKSLSPALRVSYIVLPHRYLNAYTKVCQMRHQHCPVSLCTQKTLELFIKGGHWERHLRKIRTLNRKKHDLMKERLKSTLGPMIEIISEGGGLAILIRPTLTIDLQILKANALKQGIKLYCASDLYGETWEAIRMGFGGLSEKEIEEAIELLQTIWLKTLKA; encoded by the coding sequence ATGTATATCCTCGACAAAGAAGCCACAAAACCACTCTACATACAACTCTACGATGCCATGAAAGAGGAGATTTTAAACTCCCTCTCAGTAGGAGCAAAACTTCCCTCGGTTCGAAAAGTGGCAACAGAGTACACCATCAGTAAAAATACCGTTGAACTGGCATACAAACAACTCTATGCGGAAGGATACATTGAGAGCATTCCCAAAAGTGGCTATTTTGTTGCCGACACGTTTCGCGAGTATGGTACACCCACATTAACGACGCCTCTTAATATCTCTGAAACAAAGCCTCTCATTCGTTATGATTTTTTTCCCGCTCGGTTGACGCATGATGCGTTCCCTTTGAAACTGTGGCAACGTCTTTTGATCAAAGCGATGAAAGAGAGTTTGGATTTTGGGGCGTACGGTGACATTCAAGGCGAACAAGGGCTTAGAGCCGAAATTGCGCAGTACCTTATCACATCCCGTGGTGTAACCTGTGACGCAGCGCAAATCGTTGTTTGCGGTGGATTTACAGACTCCATGAACCGTCTTGCCGCACTCTTTAAAGAGCACTTTCAACGAATCGCCATTGAGTATCCTGGGTATCCTGCTACGGGAAAGGTCTTTGAAGATTACGGTTATGACATTGTTCCCATTGACGTTGATCACAACGGCTTAAACATCAATCAACTGGAAGCAACAAAAGCCAAACTGGTTTACATTACACCTTCCCATCAGTACCCAACAGGGATTACAATGCCTATTCATAACCGTATGAAGTTGTTAGATTGGGCAAAACGTGTTCAGGGCGTTATCATTGAAGATGATTACGACAGTGAGCTTAGGTACCAAAACCGCCCTATTCCTTCGCTGCAAGGACTGGATCATGATGAGAATGTTGTTTATGTTGGAACCTTTTCCAAGTCGCTTTCTCCCGCACTTCGTGTGAGCTACATCGTGCTTCCGCATCGCTATTTAAACGCGTACACGAAAGTATGTCAGATGCGCCATCAACACTGCCCTGTCTCACTGTGTACCCAAAAAACCTTGGAACTATTTATAAAAGGGGGTCATTGGGAGCGACACCTTCGCAAAATCCGCACCCTGAACCGAAAGAAACACGACCTGATGAAAGAGCGACTCAAAAGCACGTTAGGACCTATGATAGAGATCATCAGTGAAGGCGGTGGGCTTGCTATTTTGATACGACCTACCCTCACGATTGATCTGCAAATATTAAAAGCCAATGCTCTCAAACAAGGTATCAAACTTTACTGTGCGAGTGATCTTTACGGTGAGACATGGGAGGCGATTCGCATGGGCTTTGGAGGGCTATCGGAGAAAGAGATCGAAGAAGCGATAGAGCTTCTTCAAACAATATGGCTGAAAACCCTTAAAGCTTAG
- a CDS encoding multidrug resistance efflux transporter family protein, which yields MVALIALGLLSALFFSSTFVLNRLMSLEGGHWIWSASLRYVFMILFLLIVIRLFQGKKPLQALFKLFAEHWLFWTVAGSIGFGCFYALLCFSADYAPAWVIAATWQLTIIASLFVLMLFGRTFPKRIWIFSTIIVIGVGLINTSHITTFHFAEFAKGAFPVLIAAFCYPFGNQLVWESKHGHKLFPKIDSPLLENAFNKVFLLSLGSLPFWIVLVAFINPPMPSMGQVLNTSLVALLSGLVATTLFLLARHQAHKSSELAAVDATQASEVIFALLGEMLFLGTELPNAQAWAGMSLVFVGLGFFIYFQEKKSLVDD from the coding sequence ATGGTTGCTCTCATTGCTCTTGGTCTGCTCTCCGCTCTTTTTTTTAGCTCCACGTTTGTGCTCAACCGTTTGATGAGCTTAGAAGGAGGGCATTGGATCTGGTCGGCGTCACTGCGGTATGTTTTTATGATACTTTTTTTACTCATTGTGATTCGTCTTTTTCAAGGCAAAAAACCGCTTCAAGCACTGTTCAAACTTTTTGCAGAACATTGGCTCTTTTGGACGGTGGCTGGGAGCATTGGGTTTGGTTGTTTTTACGCCCTTTTGTGTTTTAGTGCTGATTACGCACCTGCATGGGTGATTGCGGCAACGTGGCAGTTGACCATTATCGCATCGCTCTTTGTTTTGATGCTCTTTGGAAGAACGTTTCCCAAACGTATTTGGATCTTTTCAACAATCATCGTCATCGGTGTGGGGCTGATCAATACTTCGCACATCACAACGTTTCATTTTGCGGAGTTTGCAAAAGGCGCTTTTCCAGTACTCATCGCCGCATTTTGTTACCCCTTTGGCAATCAACTCGTCTGGGAGTCCAAACACGGGCATAAACTTTTCCCCAAGATCGACTCGCCTTTACTGGAAAATGCGTTTAACAAAGTCTTTTTGCTCTCTTTAGGCTCACTCCCATTTTGGATCGTTTTAGTGGCATTTATCAATCCACCGATGCCCTCAATGGGGCAAGTGCTTAATACTTCGCTGGTCGCGCTGCTTTCAGGACTGGTGGCAACCACGCTCTTTTTATTGGCACGACATCAGGCACACAAGTCCAGCGAACTTGCCGCTGTGGATGCGACGCAAGCGAGTGAAGTAATCTTTGCGCTTTTAGGCGAGATGCTCTTTTTAGGCACGGAACTGCCCAATGCACAAGCGTGGGCTGGGATGAGTTTGGTGTTTGTGGGGCTTGGATTTTTTATCTACTTTCAAGAAAAAAAGAGTCTTGTTGATGATTGA
- a CDS encoding GGDEF domain-containing protein, translated as MITLAKNIQHLVDFIVAKARSHNEEEIFKLNHYVWIALLMLPVAIGSGAYNVYVNNYALAFLIILFSGHMLGSLFLIPTIQKTYLLYHGANLLYTFLILYMVFHADAENSRILWAYIYPVGIIFLFGHRLGFLWSCLLLGMIIGLFLFVPEIHTVYNIPFQVRFGISYLVVAVISSWVEYHGSRSHQALLLEQKLLNEEIERRKILEKELQRLAQTDPLTSLYNRGFFLESAEKELKRAKRYNTPIGFAILDIDHFKNINDTFGHPVGDSVLQVLAKHCLNSLRETDLVGRLGGEEFAFLLLHVNEEQARAKMEKLKEELSQLNVAYNGDSTLNFTVSIGLAMLSEHIKSLDELYIHADKKLYAAKDAGRNCVR; from the coding sequence ATGATTACATTAGCTAAAAACATTCAACATCTTGTTGATTTCATTGTTGCTAAAGCACGTTCTCATAATGAAGAGGAAATTTTTAAACTCAACCATTATGTGTGGATTGCTCTTTTGATGTTACCTGTTGCCATTGGTTCTGGCGCCTATAATGTCTACGTCAATAATTATGCGTTAGCCTTTTTAATCATACTTTTTTCAGGGCATATGCTTGGCTCATTGTTCCTCATTCCTACCATCCAAAAGACTTATCTGCTCTATCATGGCGCCAATCTTCTCTACACTTTTTTGATTCTTTACATGGTGTTTCATGCTGATGCAGAAAACTCTCGTATTCTTTGGGCTTATATTTATCCTGTTGGCATCATCTTTTTATTTGGACATCGTCTTGGCTTTTTATGGAGCTGTTTACTCTTAGGCATGATTATCGGGCTTTTTCTTTTTGTTCCTGAAATTCATACCGTTTACAATATCCCATTTCAAGTACGTTTTGGTATCTCCTATCTTGTTGTAGCCGTTATTAGCAGTTGGGTGGAATACCATGGTTCACGCTCTCATCAAGCGCTTTTGTTAGAGCAAAAATTACTCAATGAAGAGATAGAAAGACGCAAAATACTGGAAAAAGAGCTTCAAAGACTCGCCCAAACCGATCCGCTGACCTCTCTTTACAACCGAGGTTTTTTCTTAGAATCAGCCGAAAAAGAGCTTAAACGCGCCAAACGCTATAACACTCCTATCGGTTTTGCCATCCTTGATATTGACCATTTTAAAAACATCAATGATACGTTTGGTCATCCTGTGGGTGATTCTGTCTTGCAAGTACTGGCAAAACACTGTTTGAATAGCTTGCGAGAAACAGATTTGGTGGGAAGGCTGGGTGGAGAAGAGTTTGCATTTTTACTTTTACATGTAAACGAAGAACAAGCCAGAGCCAAGATGGAAAAACTCAAAGAAGAGCTAAGCCAACTCAATGTTGCCTATAATGGAGACTCAACGCTCAATTTTACCGTGAGTATCGGCCTTGCGATGCTCTCGGAGCACATTAAAAGCCTCGATGAGCTCTACATCCACGCGGATAAAAAGCTCTATGCCGCTAAAGATGCGGGGCGTAACTGCGTGCGTTAG
- a CDS encoding GGDEF domain-containing protein, translating to MLSLAKNMQHFVDLIVEKSPSFDEEELSRLNHYVWIAFLMIPVSLFACVYNAYSANYILAFLIMLFASYTIGSLFLISKIKKTYLLYHGANFLYAILMLYVVSHLDSENSRILWTYIYPISVIFLFGNRLGFLYSCLFLGMIIGLFLFVPQIHIVYSIPFQIRFAITYMIVAFISSWVEYHRARYQKESQQTHYALFLEQALLKEEIERRRVLEKELQHLAQTDTLTLLYNRGYFLELAEKELQRAMRYDASLCFAVLDIDNFKRINDTLGHPVGDSVLQALAQHCKHSLRETDLIARLGGEEFALILLHVNEEHARAKMEKLKDELSQLSVPYDGGLTLNFTVSIGLAMLNKRIKRLDELYIQADEKLYLAKNAGRNCVR from the coding sequence ATGCTTTCACTGGCTAAAAACATGCAGCATTTTGTGGATCTTATTGTTGAGAAATCTCCCTCTTTTGACGAAGAGGAGCTCTCACGGCTTAACCATTATGTATGGATTGCGTTTTTGATGATTCCTGTTTCTCTTTTTGCCTGTGTTTACAATGCGTATAGTGCCAATTATATATTGGCTTTTTTGATCATGCTTTTTGCCTCTTACACGATCGGCTCGCTTTTTCTTATCTCTAAAATTAAAAAAACGTACCTACTGTACCACGGAGCCAATTTTCTGTATGCGATTCTCATGCTTTACGTTGTTTCGCATCTTGATAGTGAAAATTCCCGCATCCTTTGGACTTATATTTATCCCATTAGTGTTATCTTTTTATTTGGCAATCGTCTGGGCTTTTTGTACAGTTGTCTCTTTTTGGGCATGATCATCGGACTTTTTTTATTTGTTCCTCAGATCCATATCGTCTACAGCATTCCGTTTCAAATTCGTTTTGCCATTACGTATATGATCGTTGCATTTATCAGCAGTTGGGTTGAGTACCACCGTGCGCGGTATCAAAAAGAGTCTCAGCAGACGCATTACGCTCTTTTTTTAGAGCAAGCACTGCTCAAAGAGGAGATCGAGCGACGTCGCGTGCTTGAAAAAGAGCTTCAACACCTAGCCCAAACCGACACACTCACTTTGCTGTACAACCGTGGCTATTTCTTGGAATTGGCAGAAAAAGAGCTCCAGCGTGCTATGCGTTATGACGCTTCGCTTTGTTTTGCAGTACTCGATATTGATAATTTTAAACGCATCAATGACACACTGGGTCATCCTGTGGGCGATAGCGTGCTTCAAGCATTAGCGCAGCATTGTAAACACAGTTTGCGCGAGACGGACTTGATCGCACGTTTGGGTGGTGAAGAGTTTGCATTGATCCTCTTACATGTAAACGAAGAGCACGCCAGAGCGAAGATGGAAAAACTCAAAGATGAGCTGAGTCAACTGAGTGTTCCCTACGATGGAGGGCTTACGCTCAACTTTACCGTCAGCATTGGCTTAGCGATGTTGAACAAACGCATTAAACGACTCGATGAACTCTACATTCAAGCCGATGAAAAGCTTTATCTTGCAAAAAATGCAGGGCGTAACTGCGTGCGCTAA
- a CDS encoding pyridoxamine 5'-phosphate oxidase family protein, with the protein MISEKLKSVMQKEGAVAIVAQGKNFPHVVNTWHSYVTLNDDYLILPVAGMNTMEEALANDNRVLVTVGSKEVEGLHGEGAGFLLNGNATIVYEGDECDHMKANFPWARAVMKIAIKDFIQTT; encoded by the coding sequence ATGATCTCAGAAAAATTAAAATCGGTGATGCAAAAAGAGGGAGCGGTTGCCATTGTCGCGCAAGGGAAGAACTTCCCCCATGTTGTCAACACATGGCATTCGTACGTGACGCTCAACGACGATTATCTCATACTTCCCGTAGCAGGAATGAACACGATGGAAGAGGCTTTGGCGAACGACAATAGGGTTTTAGTGACAGTTGGAAGCAAAGAGGTAGAGGGCTTGCACGGTGAGGGTGCTGGATTTTTACTCAATGGAAATGCAACGATTGTGTATGAGGGCGATGAATGCGACCACATGAAAGCCAATTTCCCGTGGGCAAGAGCGGTGATGAAAATCGCGATTAAAGATTTTATCCAAACAACGTAG
- a CDS encoding pyridoxamine 5'-phosphate oxidase family protein, whose amino-acid sequence MMRRAEFEVNDTKRIEELFAECEYGTLSLMDDLVPYGVPLNFVWYEKSLCFHGSKEGRKMELIAKNPKASFSVVKPLSLIPSYFSNTRSASPATQFFISAHVTGLIEIVSNADLKCLMLTSLMQKLQPEGGYDAIEATNPIYTKMIEQTGLFRLNPESISLKFKAGQNLTDERKKSLIEKLHERGNTLDLLTIEMINQMR is encoded by the coding sequence ATGATGCGAAGAGCTGAATTTGAAGTGAATGATACCAAACGTATCGAGGAATTATTTGCAGAGTGTGAATATGGAACGCTCAGTTTGATGGATGATCTTGTGCCTTATGGCGTGCCTCTCAATTTTGTCTGGTATGAGAAGAGTCTCTGTTTTCATGGCTCCAAGGAAGGGCGTAAAATGGAGCTGATCGCCAAAAATCCAAAGGCGAGTTTTAGCGTGGTGAAGCCACTTTCTCTGATTCCTTCTTACTTTAGCAACACGCGCTCCGCTTCTCCAGCGACGCAATTTTTTATCTCAGCACATGTTACAGGGTTGATTGAAATCGTGAGCAATGCTGATCTGAAATGTTTGATGCTCACCTCACTTATGCAAAAGCTTCAGCCAGAAGGCGGTTACGATGCTATCGAAGCTACCAATCCCATTTATACAAAAATGATAGAACAAACAGGGCTTTTTCGCTTGAACCCAGAATCGATCTCGCTCAAATTTAAAGCAGGTCAAAACCTCACCGATGAGCGTAAAAAAAGCCTAATCGAAAAGTTACATGAACGCGGAAATACCCTTGATCTCCTCACGATAGAGATGATAAATCAGATGCGTTAA